One genomic window of Polaromonas sp. SP1 includes the following:
- a CDS encoding ABC transporter ATP-binding protein, producing MTTSLELQAIRKHYGAVAALGGVDLSVAPGSRTAIVGPSGSGKTTLLRIIAGFEAPDAGRVTLGGRQLADGPDAVPAHERGIGYVPQDGALFPHLTIEGNVGFGLPRNTPQRAERIAELMDMVALDTAMLARRPHELSGGQQQRVALARALAQRPRLMLLDEPFSALDTGLRASTRKAVAQLLGAAGITTILVTHDQAEALSFADQVAVMRGGLLVQAGRPLDVYLRPRDAAVAGFLGDSIVLPAQLAGGWADCALGRIAVNDSARQGAAHIMLRPEQLQVAEVPAEMAVRGAQTDACYGAVTDTDFGGSVCVLSVRLVRGAGQAPLTGGDEPLLVHSTGMHAPAPGAMVRITVAGQAHVLVA from the coding sequence ATGACCACCTCTCTTGAACTGCAGGCCATCCGCAAACACTATGGCGCCGTAGCGGCGCTGGGCGGCGTCGATTTGAGCGTCGCGCCCGGCAGCCGCACCGCCATCGTGGGCCCCTCGGGCTCGGGCAAGACCACGCTGCTGCGCATCATTGCCGGCTTTGAGGCGCCAGACGCCGGCCGCGTCACCCTGGGCGGGCGGCAATTGGCCGACGGGCCCGATGCTGTGCCCGCGCACGAGCGCGGCATCGGTTATGTGCCGCAAGACGGCGCGCTTTTTCCGCACCTCACGATTGAAGGCAACGTCGGCTTTGGCCTGCCGCGCAATACGCCCCAGCGCGCCGAACGCATCGCCGAGCTGATGGATATGGTCGCGCTGGACACCGCGATGCTGGCGCGCCGCCCGCATGAGCTCTCAGGCGGGCAGCAGCAGCGCGTGGCGCTGGCGCGCGCACTGGCCCAGCGGCCCAGGCTGATGCTGCTGGACGAGCCCTTTTCAGCGCTGGACACCGGCCTGCGCGCCAGTACCCGCAAGGCGGTGGCGCAGTTGCTGGGCGCGGCCGGCATCACCACCATCCTCGTCACGCACGACCAGGCCGAGGCCTTGTCGTTTGCCGACCAGGTCGCCGTGATGCGCGGCGGGCTGCTGGTGCAGGCCGGCCGCCCGCTGGATGTGTATTTGCGCCCGCGCGATGCGGCCGTGGCCGGCTTTCTGGGCGACAGCATCGTCTTGCCCGCTCAGTTGGCCGGCGGCTGGGCCGACTGCGCGCTGGGGCGCATTGCCGTCAACGACAGCGCGCGCCAGGGCGCGGCGCACATCATGCTGCGGCCCGAGCAGTTGCAGGTGGCTGAGGTGCCGGCCGAAATGGCGGTGCGGGGCGCTCAGACAGACGCCTGCTACGGCGCGGTGACTGACACCGACTTCGGCGGCTCGGTGTGCGTCCTGTCGGTGCGGCTGGTGCGTGGGGCAGGGCAGGCGCCTTTAACCGGCGGGGATGAACCCCTGCTGGTGCACAGCACAGGCATGCATGCGCCGGCGCCGGGCGCCATGGTGCGCATCACTGTGGCCGGCCAGGCGCATGTGCTGGTCGCCTGA
- a CDS encoding DUF1428 domain-containing protein produces MARYVDGFIVAVPAKKVEDYRKLSRKAGKLWKEYGALEYTECVADDVKPGKVTSFPQSVKLKADEVVVFSWITYKSRKQRDSINKKVMSDPRLEAMMDPKNLPFDGKRMIFGGFKTIVEL; encoded by the coding sequence ATGGCCCGTTATGTAGATGGATTCATCGTCGCCGTTCCCGCCAAAAAAGTAGAGGACTACCGCAAGCTCTCCCGCAAGGCCGGCAAGCTCTGGAAGGAGTACGGTGCGCTCGAGTACACCGAATGCGTTGCCGACGACGTGAAACCGGGCAAGGTCACGTCCTTCCCGCAAAGCGTCAAGCTCAAGGCCGATGAGGTGGTGGTGTTCTCCTGGATCACCTACAAGTCGCGCAAACAGCGCGACAGCATCAACAAAAAAGTCATGTCCGACCCGCGCCTGGAAGCGATGATGGACCCGAAGAATCTGCCCTTCGATGGCAAGCGGATGATCTTTGGCGGCTTTAAAACAATCGTAGAACTTTGA
- a CDS encoding helix-turn-helix domain-containing protein yields the protein MTASIHPPSRPAPRAQQPFGDHLRHWRQHRRLSQLDLAQEADISTRHLSFVETGRSVPSREMVLRLSERLDIPLRERNALLVAAGYAPMYRERPLNDPALASARQAVELLLKSHEPYPALALDRHWNIVATNRMVPHLLAGADASLLEAPVNVLRLSLHPKGLAPRIANLLQWRDHLFERLRQQITATADPALVALLEELKAYPVPEEAKGPNLEGEHPGVVMPFKFNTPSGVLSFISTTTIFGSPVDVTLQELAMETFFPADDFTRQALHALAAQG from the coding sequence ATGACCGCCAGCATTCACCCCCCCAGCCGCCCCGCGCCGCGCGCACAGCAACCCTTTGGTGACCACCTGCGCCACTGGCGCCAGCACCGGCGCCTGAGCCAACTCGATTTGGCCCAGGAGGCCGACATCTCGACGCGGCATTTGAGTTTTGTGGAAACCGGCCGCTCGGTGCCCAGCCGCGAGATGGTGCTGCGGCTGTCGGAGCGGCTGGACATTCCGCTGCGCGAACGCAATGCGCTGCTGGTGGCGGCCGGCTACGCGCCCATGTACCGCGAGCGGCCGCTGAATGACCCGGCGCTGGCCTCGGCCCGCCAGGCGGTGGAGCTGCTGCTCAAAAGCCATGAGCCCTACCCCGCGCTGGCGCTGGACCGCCACTGGAACATCGTGGCCACCAACCGCATGGTGCCGCACCTGCTGGCGGGCGCCGATGCGTCACTGCTGGAGGCGCCCGTCAATGTGCTGCGCCTGAGCCTGCACCCCAAGGGCCTGGCGCCGCGCATCGCCAACCTGCTGCAGTGGCGCGACCATTTGTTTGAGCGCCTGCGCCAGCAGATCACCGCCACGGCCGACCCGGCGCTGGTCGCCCTGCTGGAAGAGCTGAAGGCTTACCCGGTGCCAGAAGAAGCCAAAGGCCCGAATCTGGAAGGCGAGCACCCGGGCGTGGTGATGCCCTTCAAGTTCAACACGCCCTCAGGCGTTTTGAGCTTTATCAGCACCACCACGATCTTCGGCTCGCCGGTGGATGTGACGCTGCAGGAGCTGGCGATGGAGACGTTTTTCCCGGCCGATGATTTCACGCGCCAGGCGCTGCATGCGCTGGCGGCGCAGGGTTAG
- a CDS encoding aconitate hydratase has translation MAKPPPHAFSSTLKSFKTASGKTGKFYSLPELAKQFPKISRLPVSMRIVLESVLRNCDGKKVTAEHVAQLANWLPQAERSDEIPFVVSRVVLQDFTGVPLLADLAAMRSVALKLGKNPKAIEPLVPVDLVVDHSIMVDYYGKKNSLDLNMKLEFQRNRERYEFMKWGMQAFDTFGVVPPGFGIVHQVNLEYLSRGVHKSKDGVYYPDSLVGTDSHTTMINGIGVVAWGCGGIEAEAAMLGQPVYFLTPDVVGFELTGRLREGVTATDLVLRVTEQLRKEKVVGKFVEFFGEGTRTLALPDRATIGNMAPEYGATMGFFPVDEKTIDYFKGTGRTKEEIEAFEAYFKAQGLFGVAKPGEIDYSHVVRLDLGDVTPSLAGPKRPQDRIELGNVAGQFKSLYSKPIAENGFNQPAGMLNTRHLVRRTDEGRLDTLPSAPPTPAGAARPVMEMEGNRPTLAHARASNTTDAPAKSHTEVVHSAPGITVGNGDVLIAAITSCTNTSNPSVLLAAGLLAKKAVEAGLKVQPHIKTSLAPGSRIVTEYLTETGLLPYLEKLGFALAGYGCTTCIGNAGDLTPELNEAISKSDLVCAAVLSGNRNFEARIHPNLKANFLASPPLVVAYAIAGTVMRDLMTEPVGKGKGGKDVYLGDIWPTSDEIYKLMKYAMNGKAFRANYAKVKTEPGKLWENIKGVKGTSYTWPASTYIAEPPFFKDFTMKAGEAGSVDVKGARIMALFGDSITTDHISPAGSIKASSPAGLWLQENGVQKADFNSYGARRGNHDVMMRGTFANVRIKNLMIPPDAEGSREEGGVTLFQPKAGTSSASAAGEKMFIYDAAMKYMAEGTPTVIFAGEEYGTGSSRDWAAKGTQLLGIKAVVARSFERIHRSNLVGMGVLPLQFKPGDSWQTLKLTGNEVIDVIPHPELKPQSEAKLVITRADGSREEVTVILRVDTPIEVDYYRNGGILPFVLRQLLA, from the coding sequence ATGGCCAAACCGCCTCCCCACGCTTTTTCCTCCACGCTCAAAAGCTTCAAGACCGCCTCCGGCAAAACGGGCAAGTTCTACTCCCTGCCCGAGCTCGCCAAACAATTCCCCAAAATCTCTCGCCTGCCGGTGTCCATGCGGATCGTGCTGGAGTCGGTGCTGCGCAACTGCGACGGCAAAAAAGTCACGGCCGAACACGTGGCGCAACTGGCCAACTGGCTGCCACAGGCTGAGCGCAGCGATGAGATCCCCTTTGTCGTCTCACGCGTGGTGCTGCAGGATTTCACCGGTGTGCCGCTGCTGGCCGACCTGGCCGCCATGCGCAGCGTCGCGCTCAAGCTCGGCAAGAACCCCAAGGCCATCGAGCCGCTGGTGCCGGTCGACCTGGTGGTCGACCACTCCATCATGGTCGACTACTACGGCAAGAAGAATTCGCTGGACCTCAACATGAAGCTCGAGTTCCAGCGCAACCGGGAGCGTTACGAATTTATGAAATGGGGCATGCAGGCCTTCGACACCTTTGGCGTCGTGCCCCCGGGCTTCGGCATCGTGCACCAGGTCAATCTTGAATACCTCTCGCGCGGCGTGCACAAAAGCAAGGACGGCGTGTACTACCCCGACTCGCTGGTGGGCACCGACAGCCACACCACCATGATCAACGGCATCGGCGTGGTCGCCTGGGGCTGCGGCGGCATCGAGGCCGAGGCCGCCATGCTGGGCCAGCCGGTCTACTTCCTCACGCCCGACGTGGTGGGCTTTGAGCTGACCGGCCGCCTGCGCGAAGGCGTGACCGCCACCGACCTGGTGCTGCGCGTGACCGAGCAATTGCGCAAGGAAAAAGTCGTCGGCAAGTTTGTCGAATTTTTCGGCGAAGGCACGCGCACGCTGGCCTTGCCGGACCGCGCCACCATCGGCAACATGGCGCCTGAATACGGCGCCACCATGGGCTTCTTCCCGGTCGATGAAAAGACGATTGACTACTTCAAGGGCACCGGCCGCACCAAGGAAGAGATCGAAGCCTTCGAGGCCTACTTCAAGGCGCAGGGCCTGTTCGGCGTGGCCAAGCCCGGCGAGATTGATTACTCGCACGTCGTCAGGCTCGACCTGGGCGACGTCACGCCCAGCCTGGCCGGCCCCAAGCGCCCGCAAGACCGCATCGAGCTGGGCAATGTCGCCGGCCAGTTCAAGTCGCTGTACAGCAAGCCGATTGCCGAGAACGGGTTTAACCAGCCTGCCGGCATGCTCAACACCCGCCACCTGGTGCGCCGCACCGACGAAGGCCGGCTGGACACGCTGCCCTCCGCACCGCCCACACCGGCGGGCGCTGCACGCCCCGTGATGGAGATGGAGGGCAACCGCCCCACGCTGGCCCACGCCCGCGCCAGCAACACCACCGATGCACCCGCCAAATCGCATACCGAAGTGGTTCACTCCGCCCCCGGCATCACCGTGGGCAACGGCGACGTGCTGATCGCCGCCATCACCAGCTGCACCAACACCTCCAACCCCAGCGTGCTGCTGGCCGCGGGCCTGCTGGCCAAGAAGGCGGTCGAAGCGGGCCTGAAGGTGCAGCCGCACATCAAGACCTCGCTGGCGCCCGGCTCGCGCATCGTGACCGAGTACCTCACCGAAACCGGCTTGCTGCCTTACCTGGAGAAGCTCGGCTTTGCGCTGGCCGGCTACGGCTGCACCACCTGCATCGGCAACGCCGGCGACTTGACGCCCGAGCTGAACGAAGCCATCAGCAAGAGCGACCTGGTCTGCGCGGCCGTGCTGTCGGGCAACCGCAACTTCGAGGCGCGCATCCATCCCAACCTCAAGGCCAACTTTTTGGCCAGCCCGCCGCTGGTGGTGGCGTATGCCATTGCCGGTACGGTCATGCGCGACCTGATGACCGAGCCTGTCGGCAAAGGCAAGGGCGGCAAGGACGTCTACCTGGGCGACATCTGGCCGACCAGCGACGAGATCTACAAGCTCATGAAGTACGCCATGAACGGCAAGGCCTTCCGCGCCAACTACGCCAAGGTCAAGACCGAGCCCGGCAAACTCTGGGAAAACATCAAGGGCGTCAAAGGCACGTCTTACACCTGGCCTGCCAGCACCTACATTGCCGAGCCGCCGTTCTTTAAAGACTTCACCATGAAGGCGGGCGAGGCCGGCAGCGTCGACGTCAAGGGCGCGCGCATCATGGCGCTGTTTGGCGACTCCATCACCACCGACCACATCTCGCCGGCCGGCTCCATCAAGGCCAGCTCGCCCGCAGGCCTGTGGCTGCAGGAAAACGGCGTGCAGAAGGCCGACTTCAACAGCTACGGCGCACGCCGCGGCAACCACGACGTGATGATGCGCGGCACCTTTGCCAATGTGCGCATCAAGAATTTGATGATCCCTCCGGATGCCGAAGGCTCGCGCGAAGAGGGCGGCGTCACCTTGTTCCAGCCTAAAGCTGGAACCAGCAGCGCAAGCGCAGCTGGCGAGAAGATGTTCATCTACGACGCCGCGATGAAGTACATGGCCGAGGGCACGCCCACCGTGATCTTTGCCGGCGAGGAATACGGCACCGGCTCATCACGCGACTGGGCCGCCAAAGGCACGCAACTGCTCGGCATCAAGGCCGTGGTGGCGCGCAGCTTTGAACGCATCCACCGCAGCAACCTGGTGGGCATGGGCGTGTTGCCCCTGCAGTTCAAGCCGGGCGATTCGTGGCAGACCCTCAAGCTCACCGGCAACGAAGTCATTGATGTGATTCCGCACCCCGAGCTCAAGCCGCAAAGCGAAGCCAAACTGGTCATCACGCGCGCTGATGGTTCGCGTGAAGAAGTCACTGTGATCCTGCGCGTGGATACGCCGATTGAGGTCGATTACTACCGCAATGGCGGGATCCTGCCGTTCGTGCTGCGGCAGTTGCTCGCTTGA